A region of Toxorhynchites rutilus septentrionalis strain SRP chromosome 1, ASM2978413v1, whole genome shotgun sequence DNA encodes the following proteins:
- the LOC129762166 gene encoding uncharacterized protein LOC129762166: protein MIQFCLTVLLLLITSASCADWSASCPTGCVCKWSSGKKSALCNSLGLNSIPTNLSTELQVLVLNDNNIAYLNREEFTSLGLGNLQKIHLKHSRVKYVHREAFKNLKILIEVDLSENEIQSLDKQTFAGNNRLRIINLYSNPLKQLVADQFPVLPYLRNIDLHDCQLNSVAETAFSNLELLEFLDLTRNQLQSLPHYVFNHMKNLKTLMLEENLWNCDCHLRQFRGWYLNNSLNKRSLRCHQPYSLKDLTWESLETDQFGCMPQLEIYRDDVDDIEDLGANITYRCVAFGDPEPTVTWDLNGKIVDQENMMVESERVVKFDGNVTMWSNLTILNITSNDSGYYTCTASNKIGFVTKNFSLILPEVVERVIIKTPETFWYFGLILGIFGTIFGLLSLSVVICLCKRKLRTRRRKKNIKSSVSFNDQEKKLLDLSITTNERQEFSASDVMTPSTKTDSTIAMEPVQITIESIAAKREEFPLNVGVFPPPPEFCSQMVPNPAYGNIFISVSVTQDALDNPELKMYPDLLNIPNRSKGKLIPVNVSSYATLPRKNRPALTAATAPSNSSQPSSLTAVHPQALQTQHPNASTSGMEALQLQDTIVNYSNIEESCEITGFSSPPTAMCQECSKIINSSAKMNARFSKAELVNKCENSFPCLKYDNMGRRYTASGNSTLSLPDGDRQIEQESIFIKQEIEPIKEIPTPPLQPATPTGPSPNTPGPSSISTAAVFVTGNDFVSL from the coding sequence TGCTTCTCCTACTGATAACATCGGCCTCCTGTGCTGACTGGAGCGCGAGCTGTCCGACCGGTTGCGTCTGCAAGTGGTCCAGTGGTAAGAAATCGGCCCTCTGCAACAGCCTAGGGCTCAACTCGATCCCCACGAATCTGTCCACCGAGCTGCAGGTGCTGGTACTGAACGACAACAACATTGCCTATCTCAACCGAGAGGAATTCACCAGCCTGGGGCTGGGCAACCTGCAGAAGATCCACCTGAAGCACTCCCGGGTCAAGTACGTCCACCGGGAGGCGTTCAAGAACCTGAAAATTCTGATCGAGGTGGACTTGAGCGAGAATGAGATCCAATCGCTGGACAAGCAAACCTTCGCGGGAAATAACCGGCTGCGAATCATAAACCTGTACAGTAATCCGTTGAAGCAGCTGGTGGCGGATCAGTTCCCGGTACTGCCGTACTTGCGGAATATCGATCTGCATGACTGCCAGCTGAATAGTGTGGCGGAGACGGCGTTCTCCAACCTGGAGCTACTAGAGTTCCTGGATTTGACGAGGAATCAGCTGCAGAGTCTGCCGCACTACGTGTTTAACCACATGAAGAACTTGAAGACGCTAATGCTGGAGGAAAACCTCTGGAACTGCGATTGTCACCTCCGGCAGTTCCGGGGGTGGTACTTGAACAATTCGCTTAACAAAAGAAGTCTAAGGTGTCACCAACCGTACAGTTTGAAAGACTTGACGTGGGAATCGCTGGAGACGGATCAGTTTGGCTGTATGCCACAGTTGGAGATCTATCGGGACGATGTGGACGATATCGAGGATTTGGGGGCGAACATCACCTACCGATGTGTGGCGTTTGGCGATCCGGAGCCCACGGTGACGTGGGATCTCAACGGGAAAATCGTGGATCAGGAGAATATGATGGTGGAGAGCGAACGGGTGGTGAAGTTCGATGGCAATGTAACGATGTGGAGTAACTTGACGATACTGAACATCACAAGTAACGATTCGGGGTATTATACGTGCACTGCCAGTAACAAGATTGGATTTGTAACCAAAAATTTCAGCTTGATACTGCCGGAAGTGGTGGAAAGAGTTATTATCAAAACACCGGAAACATTCTGGTACTTTGGGCTTATATTGGGCATATTCGGGACAATTTTTGGTCTTCTTTCGCTATCGGTGGTGATCTGTCTCTGCAAGAGGAAGCTACGGACGCGACGGAGAAAGAAGAATATCAAAAGTAGTGTGAGCTTCAATGACCAGGAGAAGAAACTGCTTGACTTGAGTATAACGACCAACGAGCGGCAAGAATTCAGCGCCAGTGATGTGATGACTCCGTCGACCAAAACGGACTCCACGATCGCCATGGAGCCCGTACAGATAACAATCGAGTCAATAGCCGCGAAGCGGGAGGAATTTCCACTGAATGTTGGGGTGTTTCCTCCTCCGCCCGAGTTCTGCTCCCAAATGGTTCCAAATCCGGCCTATGGGAACATCTTCATATCCGTTTCGGTTACACAGGATGCACTGGACAACCCAGAACTTAAGATGTACCCCGATTTGCTGAACATTCCGAACAGGTCCAAAGGCAAGTTgattccagtcaatgtgtcatCGTACGCAACGCTACCTCGCAAGAATCGGCCAGCGTTGACGGCGGCAACAGCTCCCTCGAACAGCAGCCAGCCATCTTCGCTAACTGCGGTACATCCACAAGCGCTACAGACGCAGCATCCGAACGCGTCTACCAGTGGCATGGAAGCGTTGCAGCTGCAGGACACTATCGTCAATTACTCCAACATCGAAGAGTCGTGCGAGATAACTGGATTCAGCAGTCCACCGACGGCCATGTGTCAGGAGTGTAGTAAAATTATCAACTCCTCAGCCAAGATGAACGCCCGGTTCAGTAAAGCCGAGCTGGTAAACAAATGTGAGAACAGTTTTCCCTGCCTAAAGTACGACAACATGGGTCGAAGGTACACAGCCAGTGGCAACTCCACGCTCTCACTTCCGGATGGAGATCGCCAGATCGAACAGGAGAGTATCTTCATCAAGCAGGAAATCGAACCGATCAAGGAAATCCCTACGCCACCCCTACAACCAGCGACCCCAACCGGTCCCAGTCCCAATACACCGGGTCCTTCATCCATCAGCACGGCTGCCGTGTTTGTTACAGGAAATGATTTCGTCTCACTGTAG